From a region of the Leptidea sinapis chromosome 6, ilLepSina1.1, whole genome shotgun sequence genome:
- the LOC126965205 gene encoding uncharacterized protein LOC126965205 isoform X20: MYTCTNIDTETMQVNTWKLSRTRALSANANTAINNVMNTIPVLDERYFITRDHSDTGCFYFPEPQPGVPVEFPGQCDTNIEAMANFNVTLFEGTWYEIESYPEGRERGQCINYEYVVVNENNLQLSINNVQGQALLATPGTAVRTDSSGRLTLNLQTGAGVMQVPFWILSTDYSNYALAYGCVNLAETRRVFSFKLSRTKTLTAQSTTAINAVINTIPVLDSRYYQTIGQSDADCFYLPPFVPGEPVIMPGQCDTNIPVLRNFNVARFTGRWRLISSYFSERQSGECNEAEYTQRGNVIDLENRHVVNQQLLSVSGNATIVSTDESAKLQVNIGTNPPVDYWILDSDYDTYFIAYSCVNQGTDQRRVWSWIMSRTDSLPAAATASINSVIDSIDVLDNRYFIAADQSDAACFYYPEPTPSPVVFRGQCDQNINVVNNFNIDSFEGRWFDIQSYPSNFQGGTCNTASYTKQDGTNLLDVVNSQVINQSLFRATGVARLAGAANVGKLIVTINNEDLDYWVLATDYSTYALMYTCTNIDTERMQVNTWKLSRTRALSANANTAINNVMNTIPVLDERYFITRDHSDTGCFFFPEPQPGVPVEFPGQCDTNIEAMANFNVNLFEGTWYEIESYPEGRERGQCINYEYVVVNENNLQLSINNVQGQALLATPGTAVRTDSSGRLTLNLQTGAGVMQVPFWILSTDYSNYALAYGCVNLAETRRVFSFKLSRTKTLTAQSTTAINAVINTIPVLDSRYYQTIGQSDADCFYLPPFVPGEPVIMPGQCDTNIPVLRNFNVARFTGRWRLISSYFSERQSGECNEAEYTQRGNVIDLENRHVVNQQLLSVSGNATIVSTDESAKLQVNIGTNPPVDYWILDSDYDTYFIAYSCVNQGTDQRRVWSWIMSRTDSLPAAATASINSVIDSIDVLDNRYFIAADQSDAACFYYPEPTPSPVVFRGQCDQNINVVNNFNIDSFEGRWFDIQSYPSNFQGGTCNTASYTKQDGTNLLDVVNSQVINQSLFRATGVARLAGAANVGKLIVTINNEDLDYWVLATDYSTYALMYTCTNIDTERMQVNTWKLSRTRALSANANTAINNVMNTIPVLDERYFITRDHSDTGCFFFPEPQPGVPVEFPGVCDENIQAMPNFNVTLFEGLWHEIESYPEGRQRGQCINFEYLVQNENNLQVTVRNVQGNDLFTIPGTAIRFDNTGRLTLNLQTAAGVMAIPFWILSTDYSNYALAYGCVNLEETRRVFSFKLSRTKALSAASNTTINNIIDTIPVLDNMYYEFIDQSDDACFYLPPFVPIDPVIFPGQCDETIPALRNFDVTRFQGRWRLISSYFSERQSGECNEAIYTERGNYIDLENRHVEFELLQSVAGTASVVSNDNSAKLQVNISTNPTADFWILDSDYDTYFIAYSCSNINNDQRRVWSWIMSRTASLPAAAITNIDRVINSINVLDNRYFIAADQSDAACFYYPVPDGNPVVFRGQCDESIRVVSPFDATRYMGTWYDIESFPAAFQFGSCSTANYALNGSVVDVVNTEVLGQRLITFEGYAVPGADETAKLTVYFNIPGQGITAGTPYWVLATDYNNYALVYTCTNVDAEYRSVRAWKLSRTKSLSAESAAAINTVTNTIDVIRRQQYYIPRGHTDEDCYYYPDNNGGPVFLEGECDSSVTAGVVTNFNLNSFAGSWYEVSRYPSELTSGTCVRNEFDITTANTFNGSKSFVVGEKLSVFNGPVTVAADGRGVLTASLSDNTGATYETTMYVMSVDYNDYALLYSCRNVGNNTRQVYSWKLSRNQEGLSAQAVSNINTIVSQTEDLFEGYFEDTNQTTDGCFYYPQYDTLPDQIVFSTPCNENIRGVPNFSAGDYLGKWYELASYPQSFQFGDCARARYETEDGIVVTVINTQVYNQSLDVMYGTAVVASDDNSGVLNVTFNFPGGVSALANYYILATDYSSYALVYSCRNLEGGRSQVTSWKLSRTRSLSAEANAVMANVISNTRGLSEDFYEPTSQSDEACFYVPELDRDQAPLFRGQCEDIEVQGVQGFDATRFVGWWHEIERYPTDTNPGSCISLTFQQVDNGFQIVDTNVINNIANVTTSTVTVSNNGLLRKTYSNGNVVEYWVLATDYESYALLYSCQNANSDYKRVWSAKLSKTRSLTTAAQNAINQVINNKRVLDQSLFVNVDQSDSTCFHYPEQPGAFIVIPGQCRDLPLQQQFSVPEYSGTWYQIEKYRQPFESGNCTGARYTLIPNTEVVSVLNWEVVNGVLNTIDGTATVNSTDGSGYLEVNLNRVNDTATALRSTSLYILTTDYVSYSLVYNCRNLDSFRRQISVWKLSRTRSLLEAGQTAINEYMSGREEFRAEYFDQVDQDDSCPEPSSAMLFRGSVLVLLISVALLYLS; this comes from the exons ATGTATACCTGTACTAACATCGACACGGAAACAATGCAAG TTAACACATGGAAGCTGAGCAGAACAAGGGCTTTATCAGCAAACGCCAATACAGCCATCAATAATGTAATGAATACAATTCCGGTGCTTGATGAGAGGTATTTTATCACGAGAGATCATTCAGATACTGGTTGTTTCTACTTCCCCGAACCGCAACCTGGTGTACCCGTGGAGTTCCCAGGACAATGTGACACTAATATTGAAGCTATGGCAAACTTTAACGTGACCCTG ttcGAAGGAACATGGTATGAAATTGAGTCTTATCCGGAAGGCCGAGAAAGAGGACAATGTATCAATTACGAATATGTCGTGGTGAATGAAAATAACCTACAGTTGTCTATAAATAACGTTCAAGGACAAGCTCTACTCGCAACTCCTGGAACTGCTGTGAGAACGGATAGTTCTGGACGCTTGACTCTAAAcctccaaactggtgctggaG TTATGCAAGTTCCGTTTTGGATACTGAGCACGGATTACAGCAATTATGCCTTAGCTTATGGATGTGTCAATTTGGCAGAGACAAGAAGAG TGTTCAGTTTTAAGCTGAGTAGAACTAAAACACTCACTGCCCAATCCACTACGGCGATCAACGCCGTTATCAACACAATACCAGTATTAGACAGCAGGTACTATCAAACCATAGGCCAGTCTGACGCTGACTGCTTCTACTTGCCTCCTTTCGTTCCTGGAGAACCTGTTATTATGCCGGGTCAATGTGATACAAATATACCAGTTTTACGTAACTTCAATGTTGCTAGA TTTACGGGAAGATGGCGTCTCATTTCATCCTATTTCTCCGAACGGCAATCTGGGGAATGTAACGAAGCAGAGTACACTCAACGGGGCAATGTTATTGATTTGGAAAATCGACATGTCGTCAATCAACAGCTTCTTTCCGTATCTGGTAATGCAACAATTGTCTCTACGGATGAAAGCGCAAAATTGCAGGTCAACATTGGTACTA ATCCACCCGTTGACTATTGGATCCTCGACAGTGATTATGATACGTATTTCATTGCGTATAGTTGTGTCAATCAGGGCACTGATCAACGCCGTG TATGGAGTTGGATAATGAGTCGCACTGATTCACTACCAGCAGCTGCAACCGCCAGTATTAATTCAGTAATTGATAGTATCGATGTCTTGGACAATAGATATTTTATAGCTGCAGACCAGTCTGATGCAGCTTGCTTCTACTACCCTGAACCAACCCCTAGTCCAGTTGTCTTCAGAGGCCAATGTGATCAAAATATCAATGTGgttaacaatttcaatattgacTCC TTCGAAGGCCGCTGGTTTGATATCCAATCTTATCCCTCCAACTTCCAAGGCGGTACATGTAACACCGCATCCTATACGAAACAAGATGGAACTAATCTGTTAGATGTTGTGAACAGTCAAGTGATAAACCAGTCACTCTTCCGAGcaactggtgttgcaagattaGCTGGCGCGGCGAATGTTGGCAAACTTATAGTGACAATCAACAATGAAGATTTGGACTACTGGGTCTTAGCAACAGATTATAGCACATACGCGCTTATGTATACCTGTACAAACATCGACACGGAACGAATGCAAG TTAACACATGGAAGCTGAGCAGAACAAGGGCTTTATCAGCAAACGCCAATACAGCCATCAATAATGTAATGAATACAATTCCGGTGCTTGATGAGAGGTATTTTATCACGAGAGATCATTCAGATACTGGTTGTTTCTTCTTCCCCGAACCGCAACCTGGTGTACCCGTGGAGTTCCCAGGACAATGTGACACTAATATTGAAGCTATGGCAAACTTTAACGTGAACCTG tTCGAAGGAACATGGTATGAAATTGAGTCTTATCCGGAAGGCCGAGAAAGAGGACAATGTATCAATTACGAATATGTCGTGGTGAATGAAAATAACCTACAGTTGTCTATAAATAACGTTCAAGGACAAGCTCTACTCGCAACTCCCGGAACTGCTGTGAGAACGGATAGTTCTGGACGCTTGACTCTAAAcctccaaactggtgctggaG TTATGCAAGTTCCGTTTTGGATACTGAGCACGGATTACAGCAATTATGCCTTAGCTTATGGATGTGTCAATTTGGCAGAGACAAGAAGAG TGTTCAGTTTTAAGCTGAGTAGAACTAAAACACTCACTGCCCAATCCACTACGGCGATCAACGCCGTTATCAACACAATACCAGTATTAGACAGCAGGTACTATCAAACCATTGGCCAGTCTGACGCTGACTGCTTCTACTTGCCTCCTTTCGTTCCTGGAGAACCTGTTATTATGCCGGGTCAATGTGATACAAATATACCAGTTTTACGTAACTTCAATGTTGCCAGA TTTACGGGAAGATGGCGTCTCATTTCATCCTATTTCTCCGAACGGCAATCTGGGGAATGTAACGAAGCAGAGTACACTCAACGGGGCAATGTTATTGATTTGGAAAATCGACATGTCGTCAATCAACAGCTTCTTTCCGTATCTGGTAATGCAACAATTGTCTCTACGGATGAAAGCGCAAAATTGCAGGTCAACATTGGTACTA ATCCACCCGTTGACTATTGGATCCTCGACAGTGATTATGATACGTATTTCATTGCGTATAGTTGTGTCAATCAGGGCACTGATCAACGCCGTG TATGGAGTTGGATAATGAGTCGCACTGATTCACTACCAGCAGCTGCAACCGCCAGTATTAATTCAGTAATTGATAGTATCGATGTCTTGGACAATAGATATTTTATAGCTGCAGACCAGTCTGATGCAGCTTGCTTCTACTACCCTGAACCAACCCCTAGTCCAGTTGTCTTCAGAGGCCAATGTGATCAAAATATCAATGTGgttaacaatttcaatattgacTCC TTCGAAGGCCGCTGGTTTGATATCCAATCTTATCCCTCCAACTTCCAAGGCGGTACATGTAACACCGCATCCTATACGAAACAAGATGGAACTAATCTGTTAGATGTTGTCAACAGTCAAGTGATAAACCAGTCACTCTTCCGAGcaactggtgttgcaagattaGCTGGCGCGGCGAATGTTGGCAAACTTATAGTGACAATCAACAATGAAGATTTGGACTACTGGGTCTTAGCAACAGATTATAGCACATACGCGCTTATGTATACCTGTACAAACATCGACACGGAACGAATGCAAG TTAACACATGGAAGCTGAGCAGAACAAGGGCTTTATCAGCAAACGCCAATACAGCCATCAATAATGTAATGAATACAATTCCGGTGCTTGATGAGAGGTATTTCATCACGAGAGATCATTCAGATACTGGTTGTTTCTTCTTCCCCGAGCCGCAACCTGGTGTACCCGTGGAGTTCCCGGGGGTGTGTGATGAAAATATTCAGGCAATGCCAAACTTTAACGTTACTCTG TTCGAGGGATTATGGCACGAAATCGAATCTTATCCTGAAGGTCGTCAGAGGGGACAATGTATAAATTTTGAGTACCTCGTTCAAAATGAAAACAACTTACAAGTGACCGTAAGGAATGTACAAGGAAACGATCTATTTACTATCCCTGGTACTGCTATCCGCTTCGATAATACTGGAAGATTAACTCTTAATTTACAAACTGCTGCTGGAG TGATGGCGATTCCATTTTGGATTTTAAGCACTGATTATAGCAACTATGCATTAGCTTATGGTTGTGTTAATTTGGAAGAGACAAGAAGAG TATTCAGTTTCAAACTAAGTAGGACCAAAGCTCTCTCGGCTGCATCGAATACTACGATTAACAACATTATTGATACAATACCAGTTCTGGACAATATGTACTATGAATTCATTGACCAATCTGATGACGCTTGCTTCTACCTTCCACCCTTCGTTCCTATAGATCCCGTTATCTTCCCCGGCCAATGCGATGAAACTATTCCTGCACTCAGGAACTTTGATGTGACCAGG TTCCAAGGAAGATGGCGTCTCATTTCATCCTATTTCTCTGAACGTCAATCAGGCGAATGTAATGAAGCAATATATACTGAACGAGGCAATTATATTGACTTGGAAAATCGACACGTTGAGTTCGAACTGTTGCAATCTGTAGCTGGAACTGCATCAGTTGTTTCAAATGATAACAGTGCTAAGTTGCAAGTCAACATTTCTACAA ATCCCACAGCAGATTTTTGGATACTCGACAGTGATTACGATACGTATTTCATAGCCTATAGTTGCAGTAACATTAATAATGATCAACGTAgag TTTGGAGTTGGATTATGAGTCGCACTGCATCATTACCAGCAGCTGCGATCACTAACATTGATAGAGTTATAAACAGTATCAATGTGTTGGACAATAGATACTTCATAGCTGCCGACCAATCTGATGCAGCTTGCTTCTATTATCCAGTACCGGACGGCAATCCTGTTGTATTTAGAGGACAGTGTGATGAATCAATTAGGGTTGTCAGCCCATTCGATGCTACAAGA TATATGGGAACTTGGTACGATATCGAAAGCTTCCCAGCTGCCTTCCAATTCGGTAGCTGTTCTACAGCTAATTATGCTCTTAACGGTAGTGTGGTCGATGTTGTGAACACAGAAGTATTGGGGCAACGGTTAATTACATTTGAAGGATATGCTGTACCTGGAGCTGATGAAACAGCAAAGCTGACAGTCTACTTCAATATTCCTGGACAAGGCa TTACGGCCGGAACACCATACTGGGTTCTCGCCACAGATTACAACAACTATGCCTTGGTCTACACTTGTACGAATGTTGATGCAGAATACAGATCTG TGCGCGCTTGGAAATTGAGTAGAACCAAGTCGCTTTCAGCGGAATCTGCAGCAGCCATCAACACTGTCACAAATACAATAGATGTGATACGCAGACAGCAGTACTACATTCCAAGGGGACATACAGACGAAGACTGCTACTACTATCCAGATAACAATGGAGGACCAGTCTTCCTTGAAGGAGAATGTGATTCTAGTGTAACAGCGGGCGTTGTAACCAACTTTAATCTGAACTCG tttGCTGGATCATGGTATGAAGTATCCCGTTACCCATCAGAATTGACATCTGGCACATGTGTTAGAAATGAGTTCGACATTACCACAGCAAACACATTCAATGGAAGTAAGAGTTTTGTGGTTGGAGAAAAGTTATCTGTATTCAATGGCCCTGTTACGGTTGCTGCTGATGGTAGGGGAGTTTTGACTGCATCGCTTTCGGATAATACTGGTG cTACTTATGAGACTACAATGTATGTGATGAGCGTCGACTACAACGATTATGCTTTGTTGTACAGTTGCAGAAATGTAGGAAATAATACCAGACAgg TGTACAGTTGGAAATTGAGCAGAAATCAGGAAGGACTATCCGCCCAGGCTGTGTCTAACATTAACACTATAGTGTCACAAACAGAAGACTTATTCGAAGGTTACTTTGAAGATACTAACCAGACAACGGATGGATGCTTCTACTATCCTCAATATGATACTCTACCTGATCAAATCGTATTCTCAACACCCTGTAATGAAAATATCCGCGGCGTTCCTAACTTTTCAGCTGGTGAT tatcTTGGTAAATGGTACGAATTAGCGAGCTACCCTCAATCGTTCCAATTTGGTGACTGCGCACGCGCACGCTACGAAACTGAAGATGGAATTGTAGTTACTGTAATAAACACACAAGTATACAACCAATCACTTGATGTGATGTACGGAACTGCTGTCGTTGCGTCGGATGATAACTCAGGAGTTCTCAACGTAACCTTCAATTTCCCTGGTGGag ttTCAGCACTTGCTAACTACTATATATTGGCTACGGACTATTCAAGTTACGCCCTAGTGTACAGTTGTCGAAATTTGGAAGGCGGAAGAAGTCAAG TTACCAGCTGGAAGCTAAGTAGGACCCGCTCGCTGAGTGCTGAAGCTAATGCTGTAATGGCAAACGTCATCAGTAACACAAGAGGCCTGAGTGAGGACTTCTACGAGCCCACGAGTCAAAGCGATGAAGCATGCTTCTATGTCCCGGAATTAGACAGAGACCAGGCACCGTTGTTCAGAGGTCAATGCGAAGATATAGAGGTTCAAGGTGTCCAAGGATTTGATGCTACAAGG TTTGTTGGCTGGTGGCATGAGATTGAACGTTACCCAACGGATACCAACCCTGGCTCCTGCATCAGCTTGACCTTCCAACAGGTCGACAACGGCTTCCAGATTGTTGACACAAATGTCATCAACAATATCGCTAATGTAACTACTAGCACAGTGACTGTCTCTAACAATGGATTGCTGCGAAAGACGTACAGTAATGGAAATGTTGTCG AGTACTGGGTGCTGGCAACGGACTATGAATCGTACGCGCTGCTTTACTCTTGTCAAAACGCAAACAGCGACTACAAACGAG TATGGAGTGCAAAGCTCAGCAAAACTCGCTCGTTGACCACTGCTGCACAGAACGCTATCAACCAAGTTATCAATAACAAGAGAGTTTTGGATCAAAGCCTCTTCGTGAACGTGGATCAGAGTGACAGTACTTGCTTCCACTACCCTGAACAACCCGGAGCCTTCATTGTCATACCTGGTCAGTGCAGAGATCTGCCGCTACAACAGCAGTTTAGCGTACCTgag